One genomic window of Cyprinus carpio isolate SPL01 chromosome A23, ASM1834038v1, whole genome shotgun sequence includes the following:
- the LOC109061385 gene encoding tetratricopeptide repeat protein 39B, with protein sequence MAHVGNGADGAEPEEDCFEDAFDRIPVASKMDLRTSIEECSMALHLVLNNKFSEALDLLRPWCKDSMYHALGYSSILAMQATMTFEQKDIQAGMATIKETLQTCQRFRKRNSVVESISSLMSKQSPDSLKAEEMHAEICYAECLLQKATLTFIQDENMISFIKGGIKIRTSYQIYKDCQSLLNMSQGVGGDSEAFRQFEGGVKLGIGSFNLMLSLLPARILRLLEFIGFSGNREFGLSQLRDGAGSHSLRSILCVLTLLFYHTYVSLILGTGEGNLVEAEALLEPYIERFPQGSIILFYSARIALLRGNFEKAQVKFQECVSVQQQWRQIHHLCYWELMWCHSFQQQWRDAYRYADLLCRESRWSKAIYVYQKAAILSMMCEEELKSSGEDVVGLFRQVEGLKQRLAGKSIPTEKFAVRKSRRYSSAAPVKLVIPALEMMYVWNGFTIVGKRADATESLLITIERAEEQLRNDPNPSEFHPDDQCLVQMLKGLCLKHLGRLLQAELCFTQVLSSEKRIRYDHYLIPFTLYELGLLYKQQGDYVKATRFIEDAKLNYKDYSMESRLHFRIHAALSSLKGSPTNSP encoded by the exons GACTGTTTTGAAGATGCTTTCGATCGCATTCCAGT ggcgTCTAAGATGGATCTGCGTACGTCTATAGAGGAGTGCAGCATGGCTCTTCACCTCGTCCTCAACAACAAGTTCTCTGAAGCGCTGGATCTGCTCAGACCCTG GTGTAAGGACAGCATGTATCACGCTCTGGGCTACAGCAGTATTCTGGCCATGCAGGCCACCATGACCTTCGAGCAGAAAGACATCCAGGCCGGGATGGCGACCATCAAAGAGACCTTACAGACCTGCCAGAG GTTCAGGAAACGAAACTCTGTGGTGGAGTCCATCTCCAGCCTGATGTCCAAACAGTCCCCGGACAGCCTGAAAGCAG aagagATGCATGCAGAGATCTGCTATGCTGAGTGTTTGCTGCAGAAAGCCACGCTGACATTCATACAG gaTGAAAACATGATCAGTTTTATTAAAGGAGGAATCAAAATACGCACAAGTTATCAAATCTACAA ggaCTGCCAGAGTTTGTTGAACATGTCTCAGGGAGTGGGCGGAGACAGCGAGGCCTTCAGACAGTTTGAGGGCGGAGTCAAGCTGGGGATTGGCTCCTTCAACCTG ATGCTGTCTCTACTACCTGCACGAATCCTGCGACTGCTGGAGTTTATTGGCTTCTCAGGGAACAGA GAGTTCGGTTTGTCGCAGCTGCGGGACGGCGCTGGCAGTCACAGTCTCAGATCCATCCTGTGTGTGCTGACGCTGCTCTTCTACCACACTTACGTCAGTCTGATTCTGG GCACTGGTGAGGGGAATCTGGTGGAGGCCGAGGCTTTATTAGAGCCCTACATAGAGCGATTTCCACAG GGCTcaatcatcttgttttactcgGCTCGCATCGCCTTACTGAGGGGAAACTTTGAGAAG gcgCAGGTGAAGTTTCAGGAGTGTGTATCGGTGCAGCAGCAGTGGCGTCAGATCCATCATCTGTGTTACTGGGAGCTGATGTGGTGTCACTCGTTCCAGCAGCAGTGGAGAGACGCGTATCGATACGCAGACCTGCTGTGCCGAGAGAGCCGCTGGTCTAAA GCCATCTACGTCTATCAGAAAGCTGCCATCCTGAGCATGATGTGTGAGGAGGAGCTGAAGTCGAGCGGAGAGGACGTGGTGGGGCTGTTCAG GCAGGTGGAGGGACTGAAGCAGCGGCTGGCCGGGAAATCCATCCCTACGGAGAAGTTCGCCGTCAGGAAATCACGCAGATACTCCTCAGCTGCGCCTGTTAAACTGGTGATTCCTGCGCTG GAAATGATGTATGTGTGGAACGGCTTTACTATAGTTGGGAAACGTGCGGATGCCACTGAGAGTCTACTGATCACCATCGAGAGAGCAGAGGAGCAGCTGCGCAACGATCCCA acccGTCTGAGTTTCATCCTGATGATCAGTGTCTGGTTCAGATGCTGAAGGGTTTGTGTTTGAAGCATCTGGGCCGATTACTGCAGGCAGAGCTCTGCTTCACACAGGTGCTGAGCAG TGAGAAGCGCATCCGTTACGATCACTATCTGATCCCCTTCACCCTCTATGAGCTGGGCTTACTCTACAAGCAGCAGGGCGATTACGTCAAAGCCACGCGCTTCATCGAGGACGCCAA GTTGAATTATAAGGACTATTCAATGGAGTCTCGTCTTCATTTCCGCATCCACGCGGCTCTCAGCAGTCTGAAGG GTTCTCCGACAAACTCGCCGTGA
- the LOC109061380 gene encoding complement factor I — protein MLLNHHCLFQNPRNFIRIIKLQPQLKVTKTDSNLKSPKARDEDFLGPAQCLNQKYTWQSCSKVFCPPWKRCIGGQCVCKMPYKCPRQQNTCALDGSVYYSMCQANAISCRTKTPIFSHFSSSCKVGDKVHVNVRVSDSHNVVEINTGLGKMLVCGKGWNMAAANVVCRNPLNVDRGAERAYNITYDSLDKDTQWPNECMRIRCMGHELSLAECKIHYQEPVAEDTAVAVAKCYKETPGECKKFICANGKCLINGKPCNGVDDCGDNSDEMCCQKCRGQAFLCKSGVCIPRYTIKDGIRDCLGGEDEQDEKNGTKTKQTEKLFFDPMSEIRKIRTSTEDQLQCGVPNKEYVYKQEDDTTSHSRRKRLVGGEEALPTQIQWQVAIQDEGTIHCGGAYLGGCWVLTAAHCVRPKPKSFRIKFSLWKKHRKQSTTDSIPVKNIIIHHEYNAQNYANDIALVQLEELNLSDKCMQDNPAVRAVCVPWSTQQFLPNDTCTISGWGRDREGKSAAILKWANVTIISDCQNYYKDRFLPGMECAGDLEGKVDSCQGDSGGPLVCTDASGLSYVWGIVSWGDKCGEPNHPGVYTKVAHYFDWIRFNTGWPAVTKFNQ, from the exons ATGTTGTTGAATCACCATTGCCTGTTCCAGAACCCCCGAAACTTCATCAGAATCATCAAACTCCAACCCCAACTCAAAGTCACAAAAACTGATTCCAATCTCAAATCCCCAAAAGCACGTGATGAGGATTTCTTGGGTCCGGCCCAATGTCTGAATCAGAAATACACATGGCAGTCTTGCTCTAAAGTGTTTTGTCCCCCATGGAAGCGATGCATCGGAGGACAGTGTGTCTGTAAGATGCCGTACAAATGTCCACGGCAGCAGAACACCTGTGCTCTGGACGGATCCGTGTATTACTCCATGTGTCAGGCCAACGCCATCTCCTGCAGAACCAAGACGCCCATCTTCTCACACTTCAGCTCATCCTGCAAAG TGGGAGACAAGGTGCATGTAAACGTGAGAGTCTCTGACTCTCATAACGTGGTTGAGATAAACACTGGTTTGGGGAAAATGCTGGTATGTGGCAAAGGCTGGAATATGGCTGCAGCAAATGTGGTTTGTCGAAACCCTCTGAATGTTGACAG aGGAGCAGAGAGGGCGTATAATATCACATATGACTCTCTTGATAAAGATACTCAATGGCCAAATGAGTGTATGAGGATTCGCTGCATGGGACATGAGCTCTCATTGGCCGAGTGCAAGATCCATTATCAAGAGCCAGTCGCAGAAGACACTGCGGTGGCTGTCGCAAAGTGTTATAAAGAAACTCCAG GTGAATGTAAGAAGTTCATCTGTGCGAACGGGAAGTGTTTAATTAATGGAAAACCCTGCAATGGTGTTGATGACTGTGGAGACAACAGTGACGAGATGTGCTGCCAAA AATGTCGAGGCCAGGCGTTCCTCTGTAAATCAGGTGTCTGTATTCCCCGTTACACCATCAAAGATGGAATCAGGGACTGTCTGGGAGGAGAAGATGAACAAGATG AAAAGAATggaacaaaaactaaacaaactgaaaaattatttttcgaTCCAATGTCAG agaTCAGAAAAATCCGCACATCTACAGAGGACCAGCTGCAGTGCGGCGTTCCCAATAAGGAGTATGTGTACAAACAGGAGGACGATACGACTTCCCATTCACGCAGGAAACGCTTAGTAGGAGGGGAAGAGGCCTTACCG ACTCAGATACAGTGGCAGGTGGCCATTCAGGATGAAGGTACGATCCACTGTGGAGGGGCGTATTTGGGCGGCTGCTGGGTTTTGACCGCCGCCCACTGTGTCAG GCCCAAACCGAAGTCCTTCCGAATCAAGTTCTCTCTCTGGAAGAAGCATCGTAAGCAGTCCACGACGGACAGCATCCCGGTGAAGAACATCATCATCCATCATGAATATAACGCTCAAAACTACGCGAACGACATCGCTTTGGTGCAGCTGGAGGAGCTGAATCTTTCAGACAAGTGCATGCAGGACAATCCCGCGGTCCGAGCCGTCTGCGTGCCTTGGTCCACCCAACAGTTCCTGCCCAACGACACCTGCACCATCTCCGGCTGGGGCCGCGACAGAG aGGGGAAATCAGCAGCGATTCTAAAATGGGCAAATGTGACGATTATCAGCGACTGCCAGAATTATTACAAAGATCGTTTCCTTCCTGGAATGGAGTgtgcag GTGACCTGGAGGGGAAGGTGGACTCGTGTCAGGGTGACTCCGGAGGGCCGCTGGTGTGCACAGATGCGTCTGGTTTGTCGTACGTGTGGGGAATAGTGAGCTGGGGTGATAAATGTGGCGAACCCAATCATCCTGGCGTTTACACTAAAGTGGCGCATTATTTCGACTGGATCCGCTTCAACACAGGCTGGCCCGCCGTTACCAAATTTAACCAGTAA